The Vidua chalybeata isolate OUT-0048 unplaced genomic scaffold, bVidCha1 merged haplotype W_reject_19, whole genome shotgun sequence genome includes the window GCAGAagaggggtcttcaatgaaggaccccgggagtcaccccaaaagttcatttggcttaagaacggagattagaagcaggccgcgcatcaggctgtcccgtgctgggtccacgtcaggtctttgccaagtccttgccaagtccttgccaggccttgttcggaacagctagcatgacggttcagtggttgcacctgcactgtgtcctgttctaagccggaactgcagtggaggaagggattctttctcgtggcaatcggaaggcagaatggaaaatgaggggcttcagacgggcttttacagctccttctgctgccctgagcccgcAGAGCAGGGCAGCGTTTGCTGATGGTTTCAGCTGTTCCTAAAGACCCTGTCGGGCTGTCTTAGACACTTGGGGTGAGGAATTCCTTCCAACCCGGGCCACTTTGGGTGGGTCGGGGGcggccccagggcagggggcagtgTGTGCATGGGCCCTTTGTGACACGGTGCTGCATGGTCACCGTGTCATGGAACAGGACAGCGTGTCCAAGGGCCCTttgtgacacagggtgacataGGAGCTGGCGGTGACAAGACCACGCCAGAGTGCTTGGAGCACGcgacgggacaggacgggacagaGCGGTGCCGTGAGGAGCCCCCGCACAGCGCACTCGTTCGTGTCTGACCCGGAGCTTTTCCCAGGcgttattcctgcagctgacctcGAGGCCAGACCACAGGACTTGCTGACCTGTGGCCTTCCTGaggcttctcttctgcaggtgcCCTTGAGGGCAGACCGTGGGACTTGGTGCCCCGGAGgcatctcccatccctgccaccgGTGCCCTCGAGGCCTGACCACAATCAATCCTTGACAGGAGTCTCCTGTCCTTGTGGCAGGAGCCCTCAAGACCAGAGTGCAGGACTTGCTGTCCTGTAGCCTTCCTGAGGCTTCTCTCTTGAAGGTGCCTTCCAGGCACGACTGCAGGACTTGCTGACTCGGAGGTTTTCCGAGGCATCTCTCCTGCAAGTAGCCTCAAATCCAGTGACTGCCATGGAGCAGAGATCCCTGAGAGGGCCCAAGCTGGCctgggtgcaggaggaggaagaaggccctggagctgccccaatAGTGGAGATCAAAGAGGTGGTGCGGTTCAAGACTCTACAGGAgggtgagtggcagagctgggcttagggttggtgcctgcagccagcttggcACCATTGCATTCCATCCCactgcatcccatcccatgtTATCacatgccatgccatgccatgccatgccatgccatgccatgccatgccatgccatgccatgccatgccatgccatgccatgtCATGCCATCCCCTGGGGACATGCCCACGGACAGGACAGAAGAGGGGCCGGGCAGACACCCCGCAGCGGccgtgctccatcccctggggtatcccagggctgtccctgcctggggagctcagggcttggctgtgttctccggcctctcccgcagcccctcagctctggctgcgctcgctctttgccagatgcagccGTGGACCGCACACAAGAGCAGGACCCCGCCCGTGGCCTCTTCCGCAGAACAGTGGAGGtacctgcagccatccccacctgggctgggcctgctgtcacCGCTCAGCCGAGCACCGCGCTTGGAGCATTCCGTGGAACATCCCTggcttcctgcccttctcctacACTTGGTTTGCAAATTCATCAAGAGGATTCAGGAGGAAGAGACCAGCACCATGGGCACAGGGCTCAGAGCATATTCACACACCTTCAAAACCAagacctgtgctgccctgctggatatGCTCATAGAGGGGGGGTTGTGCAATCCAAAGCAAATAAGCGGCCTGTGGTTTGAGGGTTTGATCCTCCCAGGAATTGCTTGGCCTCCCAAGCCACGCCCGCTGGTCACTGGAAGCCTTTGAGGCCATGGCagtgtggtgggaagggaagcacttctctggggaagctggggacaTTCCTCCCTCTGGCAGCTTTCCAAGTCTCCCCGTGCCTTCTCCAGGTGCCCGCCATGGTGAGGTACATCCACCAGTGGCTCATGGACAATCAGTTTGCTGAGCAGAGGTTGAACAGGGCCCTGCTGGATCTCACCGAAGAACAGCCTGCTGATGTAGTAATGACACTCCTGTGTGTGGCCCCATCCTGTGACAGGTATGGGGCCACCTGCCCagagggctcagggctccccagcccatcagcctgtacagcctgtgccaggtgtcTGACCAACAGAGAGTCCCCAGggccctctggctgctccctttgccagccctggcacctcaGCCCCCGAGCCTGCTGCCATGCTCCCTCGCTGCCCCTCAGGGGCCTGTCCCCACaggcctgggctgcctgggtgctgctggcgaggggcagtgggcagaggcagagccggCAGCCAGCTCAGGTCCCCGCTGCTGCCCAGGCCACGGTGCTGTGTCCCAGACCCCCCTGAGACAGAGCTCtaaccccacagagctgctttcaccaTGTGGAAGAGCATCATGTGCTCGCCCAGGACTGCCGAGCCAGTGCAGCTGATGCTCCTCGATGTGCTGGGGAGTTGGCCAGAGCACAGCACGTTCACCTCTGATGGGGACAAAACGGGTGTCTTTGtcctggctgtgagtttctgcAACTGGCCTTTGCTGGTCCCAAGgccacctgcccagcagctctccatcctccttgtCCCACTGCATCTCCCTGCCTCAGGCGCTGGGCTGAAACCTGGCCTCGGGGCAGCTTCAGGGGCACCAGgcccgctgctccccctgcGTCTCACCGGGCCTCTCCCTCCTGTGCTCGGGCCCTGCCACACCGACACCTCGGCACTGAGCGCTGTCTCGGGGGGCTTTGTCCTTTGCAGGCAACTCTGGTGATGTGGAAGATCCTCCAGgtgccctgtgtcccacagaTGGTGACCGTGTATTTCCCCCACCTACTTGTGCATCTGCTCTTCCAAGTGTTCTTCAGCAGTCTGGATATGCCAAAGGAGGTCGATACCTTCTGGAAGGGATGCCAGCAGCAATACGGccttgccaccagccccaacaggtactccatcccactcctctgtccctgccacatccctgggcaggagccagtgctcccagtgttagctgggctttgctctgcacgCAGGTTTGCAGTGCGGACCCTgaagtccctgctctgccaaatGGAGCACGAGGATGTGGTGCTGGCAATGGAACGCAAGCGTGGCTGGGACACgctgctgtgtgctgacacCCACCACTATGCCgtgggtctgctggccaggtgagacccccttCTCCCCGCTGCCTCTGAcatttgtgctctgtgcccagggtgcCCCACACAGTCCCAGTGGTCGTGGGCCAGAGGGCCTTGTCACCGAGGCACAGCcaagcagactggaaaaggctggcagaggagggtACCCACAAGGAGCTGCCTCCCAAATAGCCCAGGGCCCCTTGcaggatgctggggaaagaccAGACCTCTGTCAGTCTGTCCTGGGAGAGGTTTGTCCCCCGGCCCAAAGTCTTGGttactttttctcctgccagggagATATCCCGTGTCTCCATCCCCTTGTGCTCCCGGATCGCTCGctacctgctccagctgctcagcacactGGAGccatgctgggagctgcccGCCCTGGCCTTCCTTGTGGAGGTGAGCCTGAtggccagcgctgcctcgctcagctgcctcccagctctctgccctctcgtAGCCGCAGCTGCCTGGGACGGGTGCCCgcgccctgtgctgctgcctgggcccagccctgtgcgGTTCCGGGCTCCTGCCGGCCgggtcccctgtcactgccctgtgcctttcaggtcctcGAGTGCCTGAACTTGAGTGGAGGCAGTGCTAACAGAGTCCTGCAAATCTTGTCAAGGCACCTGCACAGCAAGTGCAGGGACAGGCGTCGCCTGGCGCTCAGGGCCCTTCTCAAGCTCATTGACAATCCCTCGATGGTGAGAAGGGGGCAGCGGCTGAGGCTGCGCTCGGGAATGCAGTCGCTTGGGCTTTGCTGGGCTTTAggcactggggcagctgctcccagctctcctgcctcctgcttcagctgcccAAGTGCTCCGCAACAGCCCTTTGGCCTCTAGGCCCTGCGGCAGCAGGATGGCGTTTCACAAACTTGTGTTCCgcacagagtgaaaaaatgtGGAGCCTGACTGAAAGTCTTGTGGAGCTCCTGTGCGACGCAGATGGAGAGATAGTTAGCATGACAGTCATGCTCCTCAGCTTTATCTCCCGGGACAAGGACATGCTGATAGCCAGCTCCATTGCACTGCGGCTGGTTGAGGCGCTCCTGCCACTCTTTGACCACGTAAGGCTCgctgcctccagccacagccactggcTGCTGCCCGGACACTTTGTGCCCTGTGGATTTCCAGGCCTGAGCCAAGCTGAGCCCCGTGCAGCCGATGCtcaggtctttttttcttcctttcatacaGGACAATAGCCaggtgcagctgctctccatcctgctcTTCCAAACATTGCTGTCTCTTCCACTGGGAAAGGACAAAAAGGCCCTGAAGACACACGTGCGACAGAGTCTGCTGCCACTCTTCTTCCACTGCCATGATGAGGATGGGCGTGTGGCACAGGTGCGGACTtgtgggctgctgctgtccccctgggaggcggctcagctgcctcctgccctggcgcctgctgggctgcagcctcctccaggccttggcacagggacacaggtccTGCGCCCTGGCCTGTGGGGCCATCTCCgcgtctctgctgctctccaggcttctcagGAAACGCTGCTTTGTGTGGCCCAGTTCCTCAAGAGGAGGGATCTGGAAAAAGTGGTGAAGAACAAGAAGCTGTGGAAGTTCACCGAGTGCCTGGTAAGGATGGTCTGGAAGTGccagcctcaggctggagaATCCCCCTGAGCGCGGTGCTCAGTGtgcggggctggcagctgtgcccctgcccactgctgcagccagaggcagcgcgggctcttctccaggctcctgtgGGCCCGAGCTCACGGCGgtgcgggcaggggaggctggggctgggcgcAGGGAGTGCCCGGtccaggggctgagcccgcgccaagccttccctcctgccgctctctccagctggcagacGACAGCAgcagagcggccgagcacctgcGCCAGGCCATGCCctacctgcagagcccagaggagccccTGCGAGAGGCGGCCATCAGGTTCCTGGGTGAGCCGCGAGCCCGGgctccctcccccccccgccgcagctcggccccagccccgcctgctgccccggcagcgccaTCCGGGCCCGGCGGGGTGGAGCCCCGGCTGgcctgggcgctgctgccgccctcTCGCAGCCGTGCCCTTGGGCGGCAGCGTGCGGCAAGGGCCCGGCTGAGCCCTGCCGGGCCAGGAGGCCgtgtggccacagggctggcagcgccgctggcagggagctgtgccgctGGGCCGTGACAGGCTCTGTGTTGGCAGGGATGGCCGGGCGGCAGctgagggggaagaaggaagagctcCAGCTCATCTGTGAGGGTGAGTGAGGGCAGCGGGCTGTCagcgggggctggcgggggaGCTGCAAGCCGTGCCCCGGCTgcgcagggctctgctccctgtgcggACGAGGGGCGGCGTGGGCAGAGCACACGGAGATTTCAGGGCCACCTGGGGGATTCGTGGCCAGCAGCTTCGGGCTGATCCCATTTGTCCCTTattccctgctggctgtggccGGAGCCGGCTGggatggccctggcagggaggtcTCCTCGGGTCCCCTCAGATCCGGGATCTGACCATGGC containing:
- the LOC128783149 gene encoding uncharacterized protein LOC128783149; amino-acid sequence: MEQRSLRGPKLAWVQEEEEGPGAAPIVEIKEVVRFKTLQEDAAVDRTQEQDPARGLFRRTVEVPAMVRYIHQWLMDNQFAEQRLNRALLDLTEEQPADVVMTLLCVAPSCDRAAFTMWKSIMCSPRTAEPVQLMLLDVLGSWPEHSTFTSDGDKTGVFVLAATLVMWKILQVPCVPQMVTVYFPHLLVHLLFQVFFSSLDMPKEVDTFWKGCQQQYGLATSPNRFAVRTLKSLLCQMEHEDVVLAMERKRGWDTLLCADTHHYAVGLLAREISRVSIPLCSRIARYLLQLLSTLEPCWELPALAFLVEVLECLNLSGGSANRVLQILSRHLHSKCRDRRRLALRALLKLIDNPSMSEKMWSLTESLVELLCDADGEIVSMTVMLLSFISRDKDMLIASSIALRLVEALLPLFDHDNSQVQLLSILLFQTLLSLPLGKDKKALKTHVRQSLLPLFFHCHDEDGRVAQASQETLLCVAQFLKRRDLEKVVKNKKLWKFTECLLADDSSRAAEHLRQAMPYLQSPEEPLREAAIRFLGMAGRQLRGKKEELQLICEALEGTANDISVAVGSLAIQTLYILQAVERAGYSLLDSLHDQLRRAWRTRPRLLGLGWLRCWSCAEC